A genomic segment from Chanos chanos chromosome 2, fChaCha1.1, whole genome shotgun sequence encodes:
- the chrm1a gene encoding muscarinic acetylcholine receptor M1 gives MLNISTASLNLSNYCNGTAEPALDPVTWEGAMITLITVPLSLLTIIGNILVIISFRINPQLRTVSNYFLLSLAIADLILGTVSMNLYTTYILIGRWILGNLACDVWLAVDYVASNASVMNLLAISFDRYLSVTRPLTYRATRTPRRAAVMITLAWVVSLILWAPAILFWQYIVGERTVPEGQCFIQFLSEPVITFGTAIAAFYLPVTVMMVLYWRIYRKTEKRSQQLAGLIGSEGRNTSTTSQNSSRQQSHSGSSNTSSFGEAQIQINAEPKPKRYQSRDRRGKLCPVLARCATAWWNRRQGDTKTTSQTGSYNREDSRDENDKFPHIPLVRISSSQNCANDSQEEACPSLGMCQTDSQLFLDPTFSASGSRSAAGAQRASIVAAAASKSRKAKTSTLIREKKAARTLCAILLAFIITWTPYNIMVLVSTFCENCVPERLWQLGYWLCYVNSTANPVCYALCNTHFRDTFKALLLCRWREEMKRRRWAQPGGGW, from the exons ATGCTGAACATCTCAACTGCTTCCCTAAATCTGTCAAACTACTGCAATGGAACAGCAGAACCCGCCCTCGACCCCGTGACCTGGGAGGGGGCCATGATAACCCTAATCACCGTCCCACTGTCCCTTCTCACCATCATAGGCAACATCCTGGTCATCATCTCCTTCCGGATAAATCCTCAGCTTCGAACCGTCAGCAATTACTTCCTGCTGAGTTTGGCCATAGCTGATCTCATCTTGGGCACAGTATCGATGAACCTCTACACAACCTATATCCTCATTGGACGCTGGATATTGGGCAATTTGGCTTGTGACGTCTGGTTGGCTGTGGACTATGTAGCAAGCAACGCCTCTGTCATGAATTTACTGGCTATTAGCTTTGATCGTTACCTGTCGGTCACCAGGCCCCTAACCTATCGGGCCACCAGGACACCCAGGCGAGCAGCTGTGATGATTACTTTGGCCTGGGTCGTGTCACTAATACTCTGGGCCCCAGCCATCTTGTTCTGGCAGTACATCGTTGGGGAGAGGACAGTTCCGGAAGGCCAGTGCTTTATTCAGTTTCTGTCCGAGCCCGTGATCACATTTGGGACAGCCATTGCTGCTTTTTATCTCCCCGTCACTGTTATGATGGTCCTGTACTGGAGGATCTACCGCAAGACAGAGAAACGGTCGCAGCAGCTGGCTGGATTAATAGGATCAGAAGGTCGAAACACCAGCACAACATCACAG aactCCAGTCGTCAGCAGTCACACTCAGGTAGCAGCAATACCAGCAGTTTTGGAGAGGCACAGATCCAGATCAATGCTGAGCCCAAGCCAAAACGATaccagagcagagacagaaggGGCAAACTCTGCCCTGTCTTAGCTCGCTGTGCTACAGCATGGTGGAACAGAAGGCAGGGTGACACCAAGACCACCTCACAGACCGGCAGCTATAACAGAGAGGACAGTCGGGATGAAAACGACAAGTTTCCTCACATTCCACTGGTTCGAATCAGCTCCAGTCAGAACTGTGCAAACGACTCTCAGGAAGAGGCTTGCCCTTCCTTAGGGATGTGTCAAACAGACAGTCAGCTTTTCCTCGACCCAACTTTTAGCGCCTCTGGTTCCCGTTCGGCCGCGGGCGCCCAGCGCGCGTCTATCGTCGCGGCGGCCGCGTCAAAAAGCCGTAAGGCTAAGACCTCGACCCTGATCAGGGAGAAGAAAGCGGCGCGGACCCTCTGCGCCATCCTCCTGGCGTTCATCATTACCTGGACCCCGTACAACATCATGGTGCTCGTGTCTACGTTTTGTGAGAACTGCGTTCCAGAGAGACTCTGGCAGCTGGGCTACTGGCTCTGTTATGTCAACAGCACAGCCAACCCAGTCTGTTATGCACTCTGCAACACACACTTCCGAGACACCTTCAAAGCTCTGCTGCTTTGCAGATGGAGggaagagatgaagaggagaaggTGGGCCCAACCAGGGGGcggctggtaa